The following coding sequences lie in one Chlamydiales bacterium genomic window:
- a CDS encoding protein kinase, whose amino-acid sequence MTTPDFFKQDTIVEGLTKNSKKEESSSSSIPEKIGPYQVESLLNKGGMSVLYLGINPDTHEPLTIKVLPSQYLSHPELVSRFLQESEIIEMTNHPNIVKLYGQGKWEGGLYIAMEFIQGISLRQMILQNSLTLKRSLEIVLQIGYALFHLHAHGVIHRDLKPENILLTESGGVKVIDFGIAQLHEDVNHQEHSEKKRMMGTPIYMSPEQKLDPSKVSYSSDIYSLGIITYELVLGKLSHGVIHLSLLPINIQKILSKALQPNPEARYQDIVDFITDLSNYMESESFEKDVGKSDYTSELFEELKAAQSLFLPPAPPSWSKVDIGLVNSNTLSLLPVYYDFIELEEGNLAVLLAEPSSKGASALLYTALLKGMVLSLKHLLSEPAKLIERLNSMLVQQFTDHLFVMSILILKPAKHQLRFISCGFGALWHLPSGLNKARRLGTDNIALGITQDATFVEVNSNWNVGDRLLLHTFKALSNKSAQAGLNEEDFQQALMDTLYLSPQKQVEAILRKMTPASKKSIDEVPLTLISLSRKL is encoded by the coding sequence AAAAATAGTAAAAAAGAGGAGTCCTCTTCATCCTCTATACCTGAAAAAATTGGCCCCTACCAGGTAGAAAGTTTATTAAATAAAGGTGGTATGAGCGTCTTATACCTTGGCATCAATCCTGACACCCATGAACCACTCACCATCAAGGTACTACCCTCTCAATACCTCTCACATCCAGAACTTGTCAGCAGGTTTTTGCAAGAATCTGAAATTATCGAAATGACCAACCATCCAAATATTGTAAAACTCTATGGTCAAGGTAAGTGGGAAGGTGGTCTGTACATCGCCATGGAATTTATCCAAGGCATATCTCTTAGGCAAATGATCCTACAAAATTCTCTTACTCTAAAACGCTCTCTTGAAATCGTCTTGCAAATCGGCTATGCCCTTTTCCATCTTCATGCTCATGGTGTCATCCACAGAGACTTAAAGCCAGAAAATATACTTCTTACAGAATCTGGAGGAGTAAAAGTCATTGATTTTGGCATTGCACAACTCCATGAAGATGTCAACCATCAAGAACATTCTGAAAAAAAACGCATGATGGGCACACCTATTTATATGAGTCCAGAGCAAAAACTAGACCCCTCAAAAGTGTCTTATTCCTCCGATATTTATTCTCTTGGAATTATTACTTATGAACTTGTTCTTGGCAAATTAAGCCACGGCGTCATTCACCTCTCTCTATTACCCATTAACATCCAAAAAATATTAAGCAAAGCTCTACAACCAAATCCGGAGGCTCGCTATCAAGATATTGTCGACTTCATCACAGACCTTTCTAACTATATGGAGTCTGAATCTTTTGAAAAAGATGTTGGAAAAAGTGATTACACAAGTGAGCTTTTTGAAGAGTTAAAAGCGGCGCAATCCCTCTTTCTTCCTCCAGCTCCTCCCAGCTGGTCAAAAGTCGATATTGGCCTTGTAAATAGTAATACACTCTCTCTTCTTCCGGTGTACTACGATTTTATAGAACTTGAAGAGGGTAATTTAGCTGTTTTACTTGCAGAGCCCTCCTCAAAGGGTGCATCTGCCCTCTTATATACAGCTCTTCTAAAAGGAATGGTCTTGTCATTAAAACATCTACTCTCTGAACCTGCAAAACTTATTGAGCGTCTAAACAGCATGCTGGTACAACAATTTACAGATCATCTCTTTGTAATGAGCATTCTCATTCTTAAACCAGCCAAGCATCAACTGCGCTTTATTTCATGCGGGTTTGGTGCTCTTTGGCACTTACCATCTGGTCTAAACAAAGCAAGGCGTCTTGGCACAGACAATATTGCTCTTGGAATCACACAAGATGCTACATTTGTGGAAGTAAACAGTAATTGGAATGTGGGTGATCGCTTGCTTCTTCACACCTTCAAAGCTCTTTCTAATAAAAGCGCACAAGCAGGTCTCAACGAAGAAGACTTTCAACAAGCCCTCATGGATACTCTTTATCTATCTCCTCAAAAACAAGTAGAAGCAATTCTTCGCAAAATGACCCCCGCCTCTAAAAAATCCATTGATGAGGTTCCCCTTACCCTTATCAGCCTATCTCGTAAACTATAA